The sequence GTCGCGCGCCAGTAAATATCCGCGCATGGAGACTTGACCAGACCCGCCGACGCCGTCGATGAATCGACGCTTCGGGATCCGCTGGAGCGCCCGGTATTCATCGCGTCGGTTGCGTGTAACTTTCTCCTCATGGCCGTCGCGATCGCTTTGATCTTCTACGAGCCTTCATGGCTCAAGAACCATCCGGTACTGGCGAAATACATCGGTTTTCTCCGAGTTTTGGCGATTACTGCGCTGATAGGAATTCCGTTGCTCGTGCTCGAGCGGAATCGCCGCGAGGCGTCGATTCGTGGGAATTCCGTCCGGCTTTCGGACCGTCAATTTCCCGAGGTGTACGCCGTACTTCGAGAGCACTGCCGGCGCCTGCGCATGGAGAAGGTGCCCGAGCTCTTCCTCACCAGCGGATCGATCGCGCCCTACTCGCGAACCTTCTCATCGTGGCGCGAGAACTACATCGTCTTGCATCAGGTCATCTTCGACATTAGCGATCTAAAGACGATGGATGTCATTTCATTTATTCTCGCTCACGAGCTCGGCGCCATTCGCCTCAATCAGACCGCCGTCTGGAACGAGATGCTCCTGACCTACATCACGGCGATCAAATGGCTGCGCAACCCGCTCGAGCGAGTGCGCACGTTCTCGCGGGATCGCTACGGTGCCACGCTTTCACCGACCGGTTTCCGAGGGCTGCTGATCAGCGCGGTGGGGCGCCGGCTGATGGATCGCGTCAACGTTGAGGAATACTTCGCGCAGATGCGAGCCTACGGCGGCTTCTGGTCCGGGCTCAACATCTTTTTCGAACCGAAGCCGCAGGTCTTCACACGCCTTCGCCGGCTTCGACGGGCGGGCTACCGTTATCGGCCGCACGAGATGCCCAAACAGAACGCGGAGAGTCTAAAGAAATGAGCGGGTAAATCAGTTTTTCTTGCGACATAGAGGAGAACCCCCAATATGGAAAGGCTCGGTTGGAGTAGCCTCATTTTTGTGTTCGCGGTTTTCGCATCGGCGAGCACGACCGGATGCACCAGCGGCTCGCGCTCACAAGGGGCCGGCACAACGGTGAGCGCAACGGCCGCGACGAGCGCGAGAGGTTCGATCGCCGGTTCGCTGGGAAGCCAGGGCTGGTACTCCACCGATCAGGCCGCGCAAGGCGAGTCCCTTTTCAAACAAAAATGCGCGGTCTGTCACGGCGCAAACCTTCAAGGCGGGGCCGGCCCGGCGCTTGCGGGCAACCAGTTCTTTCTGCGGTATAAAGGTAAGCCGCTGAGCGCGCTCTGGTCGACGATTCAAACCGAAATGCCCCTCAACGCGCCGGGGACGCTCTCGCAGCCGCAATCCCTCGCGTTGGTTGCGTTCATCCTCCAGAAGAACGGCTTCCCGGCCGGATCCTCCCCGATCATCGGGCATTACGATATCACCCGCATCGTTGCGGCTGCCGCGCCCGGTGCGCCCGCCGCAGGCGAAGCGGCCGCGACGGAGGGGCCAATGGTTGTTAAACAGCCCTCGACCAGCACTCCGTCGCAGCAAGAGCTCGAAAACGCCGACGCCGACGCCGCAGATTGGCTCACTTATGGAAAGGGTTATAGCGGGGCGCGTTATTCGGCGCTGGCCGATATTAAAGCCGCAAACGTTTCGCGCATCAAGCCCGTCTGCTCGGTCGTGCTCTCGCCCGAAGGGTCGTTCGAAGCGAGCCCGGTCGCCTATAAGGGCATCCTCTATGTCACGACGACGAGCGGCACGTTTGCGATCGACGGACGGAGCTGCGCGAAGATCTGGAGCCGTCAATACAACGCGACGGACATCGAAGCCGGCGCCAACAACAAGGGCGTTGCAATCGGCGGCGGGCGCGTCATCCGCGGAACAACGGACGGGCACCTTATCGCCCTCGATATCAAGACCGGCGACCTGCTCTGGGATCGCAAGATCATGGATTCAAGTGCCGGCGCGTCGGCGATGGCCGCGCCGCTGATTTGGCACGACCTCGTCTTTATGGGTACGGCGGGCGGCGACGTCGGCGTGACGGGCGCGGTCTCGGCGTATCGCGTGAGCGATGGAACGAAGGTCTGGTCTTTCTCGACGATTCCGGAGGAGAACCAGATCGGCGGAAATACCTGGAAAACATCCTCGGCTCGCCGGCACGGTGGCGGCGGCGTCTGGACATACTTCACGCTCGACCCGCAGAGCGGCACCATCTTCGCCCCGGTCGGCAATCCTTGGCCCGACTACAATGCCGACGTGCGACCCGGCGCGAATCTGTTTACAACGGGCATCGTCGCGCTCGACGCGAGCTCGGGCAAGCTGCGCTGGTCGTATCAAACGCAGCCCAATGACGATCACGATTGGGATGCAACCGGCAGTGCGGAATTCGACATGGGCGGCGGCA is a genomic window of Candidatus Binatia bacterium containing:
- a CDS encoding M48 family metallopeptidase — its product is MTRPADAVDESTLRDPLERPVFIASVACNFLLMAVAIALIFYEPSWLKNHPVLAKYIGFLRVLAITALIGIPLLVLERNRREASIRGNSVRLSDRQFPEVYAVLREHCRRLRMEKVPELFLTSGSIAPYSRTFSSWRENYIVLHQVIFDISDLKTMDVISFILAHELGAIRLNQTAVWNEMLLTYITAIKWLRNPLERVRTFSRDRYGATLSPTGFRGLLISAVGRRLMDRVNVEEYFAQMRAYGGFWSGLNIFFEPKPQVFTRLRRLRRAGYRYRPHEMPKQNAESLKK
- a CDS encoding PQQ-binding-like beta-propeller repeat protein, with amino-acid sequence MSATAATSARGSIAGSLGSQGWYSTDQAAQGESLFKQKCAVCHGANLQGGAGPALAGNQFFLRYKGKPLSALWSTIQTEMPLNAPGTLSQPQSLALVAFILQKNGFPAGSSPIIGHYDITRIVAAAAPGAPAAGEAAATEGPMVVKQPSTSTPSQQELENADADAADWLTYGKGYSGARYSALADIKAANVSRIKPVCSVVLSPEGSFEASPVAYKGILYVTTTSGTFAIDGRSCAKIWSRQYNATDIEAGANNKGVAIGGGRVIRGTTDGHLIALDIKTGDLLWDRKIMDSSAGASAMAAPLIWHDLVFMGTAGGDVGVTGAVSAYRVSDGTKVWSFSTIPEENQIGGNTWKTSSARRHGGGGVWTYFTLDPQSGTIFAPVGNPWPDYNADVRPGANLFTTGIVALDASSGKLRWSYQTQPNDDHDWDATGSAEFDMGGGKKLLAVTSKDGLLHLIDRGSGKLLSKTSTTTIANADAPITTKGTHFCPGLTGGSEWNGAAWYPAAHLVYVNSVDWCVTVKLTKLASITNIATGSAKVLKGAAAFGGGIPVPDPTTMAHGWTTAIDPATGAVRWHLKMATPMIAALAPTAGGFVLTGDLNGNLLALDATTGKTLYRYDTKNAMAGGIITYRAGGTQYVAAAAGNTSFVAWKVTGKPTLFIFGL